In the Pseudochaenichthys georgianus chromosome 1, fPseGeo1.2, whole genome shotgun sequence genome, one interval contains:
- the LOC117449953 gene encoding myelin-oligodendrocyte glycoprotein-like has translation MKKLLLLLLVAENISALPLACLPSQPVQAVEGGSATLQCRLDPPVDLSSTTVEWNRGHSGYVHVYRSRRDDPDSQMLQYRDRTALNRGDLSRGVSTLTISNVSLSDNGSYEVYLPQRGVRCSTHLTVATKEQEKQTKRKDSSSTSPPAGERNDASNREAGRAALVPTVLLILLVLVVLLVLKSGKIPSCKKEGEPKTSEGDQQSAAEEGLVGSEVTGSNHQPSHTVY, from the exons ATGAAGAAACTCTTACTGTTGTTGCTGGTTGCTGAAAATATCTCGG CTCTGCCTCTTGCATGTCTTCCCTCTCAGCCCGTCCAGGCGGTGGAGGGAGGATCAGCGACTCTTCAGTGTCGTCTGGACCCCCCCGTCGACCTGTCCTCTACAACAGTGGAATGGAATAGAGGACACAGCGGTTACGTTCATGTTTATCGAAGTCGGCGCGACGACCCTGATTCCCAGATGCTTCAGTACAGAGACAGAACCGCTCTGAATCGTGGAGACCTGAGCAGAGGAGTCTCCACTCTGACCATCTCCAACGTATCTCTGTCTGACAACGGGTCCTATGAAGTCTACCTCCCCCAGCGGGGGGTCAGGTGTTCCACTCACCTCACCGTGG CAACAAAGGAGCAAGAGAAGCAGACCAAGAGGAAGGACTCCAGCTCGACCTCTCctccagctggagagagaaatg ATGcttccaacagagaggctggtCGTGCTGCTCTCGTCCCCACAGTTCTCCTGATCCTCCTCGTCCTCGTTGTTCTGCTGGTTCTGAAGAGCGGGAAGATCC CGAGTTGTAAGAAAGAAGGAGAGCCGAAGACCTCAGAGGGAGATCAGCAGAGCGCTGCAGAAGAAGGCCTGgtggggtcagaggtcacaggCAGCAACCATCAACCATCACATACGGTCTATTAA